From Quercus lobata isolate SW786 chromosome 1, ValleyOak3.0 Primary Assembly, whole genome shotgun sequence, one genomic window encodes:
- the LOC115994828 gene encoding signal transducer and activator of transcription C-like, which translates to MSMHFNSSQSNQIGLGFQNNSIDHGQMFSQQSNFGLNNRVQQGGGLFSSHQLMGGTNNANNPSIGLHQNREFTSYVNQPSAPGLGQLGLGQNETVPHVNRPSTNCIGQLGHGQLGLGQHEMISHVNQPSTNGLGQLGFGQLGLCPTVTEVRRTYVTPQRVQVHSVVDYFPVQNQAPFVHQSEMSITEYRTTQLLTANSTRDHFFSPPNPNDQIHIQGQQPNSFQSLNCLPMSKQQQVNHPLITERDPQGNHFRNPFQYQHPSYYQSYSQKFNQYQNPSFNNPSLMQNQPVFGSNVQNQFYIPCYNFQNQPRKATLQLIEEDEHSDHKGKVKEVLDAEPLNSYVPNTMDQDPKENQPPNHTISQNQSVDTTNAASDDSDDGDDNETEDDGRIHSLPCKKYGPYTCPKCKSVFHTSQLFAAHVGTHYKDESRAEKRRRQIAKYRKKNLRLVQVGDALTVVPVSFDLPPKKNRPKQKNVPKKAKKDSEEVEDEDAKVDSVEDEEKDATMASKEVEEKDKAEMQEQAALPALPDKKAIIAVVKDEPLELMD; encoded by the coding sequence ATGTCGATGCACTTCAATTCTTCCCAGTCTAACCAAATTGGTTTAGGCTTTCAAAACAATTCCATTGATCATGGCCAAATGTTTTCACAACAATCGAATTTTGGCCTCAATAACCGTGTGCAGCAAGGTGGTGGACTCTTTAGCTCTCATCAGCTAATGGGTGGTACCAATAATGCTAATAACCCCTCCATTGGGCTTCACCAAAACCGTGAGTTCACTTCCTATGTGAACCAGCCGAGTGCTCCTGGTCTAGGCCAACTTGGTCTGGGTCAAAATGAAACGGTTCCCCATGTGAATCGGCCTAGTACTAATTGCATAGGCCAACTGGGTCATGGCCAACTTGGTCTGGGTCAACATGAGATGATTTCTCATGTGAATCAGCCAAGTACTAATGGTCTAGGCCAACTGGGTTTTGGCCAACTTGGTCTATGTCCAACAGTGACTGAAGTGAGAAGAACCTATGTGACACCACAAAGGGTACAAGTCCATAGTGTTGTTGACTATTTTCCAGTCCAAAACCAAGCTCCTTTTGTTCATCAATCTGAGATGAGTATCACTGAGTATAGGACAACTCAACTTCTCACTGCAAACTCAACTAGGGATCATTTTTTCAGCCCTCCAAATCCAAATGATCAAATCCACATCCAAGGTCAACAACCCAACAGCTTCCAAAGCCTGAATTGTTTGCCTATGTCCAAGCAGCAGCAGGTGAATCATCCATTGATCACTGAGAGGGACCCTCAGGGTAATCATTTTCGAAACCCTTTTCAATACCAACACCCCAGTTATTATCAAAGTTATAGTCAGAAATTTAACCAATACCAAAACCCTAGCTTCAATAATCCTAGCCTTATGCAAAACCAACCAGTTTTTGGTAGCAATGTGCAAAACCAATTCTATATCCCTtgttataattttcaaaaccaacCAAGGAAAGCTACACTCCAGCTTATTGAAGAAGATGAACATTCTGATCATAAGGGCAAAGTCAAAGAGGTTCTTGATGCTGAACCACTGAATTCATATGTGCCAAACACAATGGATCAAGATCCTAAGGAAAACCAACCACCAAATCATACCATTTCACAAAACCAGTCAGTTGATACAACAAATGCTGCTTCTGATGATTCCGATGATGGTGATGATAATGAAACTGAAGATGACGGCCGCATTCATAGCCTCCCTTGCAAGAAATATGGTCCATACACATGCCCAAAATGCAAGTCTGTGTTCCATACATCACAACTATTTGCAGCTCACGTGGGAACTCATTACAAGGATGAAAGTAGGGCTGAGAAGAGAAGAAGACAAATAGCCAAATACAGGAAGAAAAATCTGCGTCTTGTCCAGGTAGGTGATGCACTTACTGTAGTGCCTGTGTCCTTCGATTTACCACCAAAGAAAAATCGTCCCAAGCAAAAGAATGTGCCTAAGAAAGCAAAAAAGGATTCCGAGGAGGTTGAAGATGAGGATGCAAAAGTGGATTCCGTGGAGGATGAAGAGAAAGATGCAACAATGGCTTCTAAGGAGGTTGAAGAGAAAGACAAGGCTGAGATGCAAGAACAAGCTGCACTTCCAGCATTACCAGACAAGAAGGCCATAATTGCTGTTGTAAAGGATGAGCCTTTGGAGCTGATGGATTAA